The Vicinamibacteria bacterium genome contains the following window.
TGAGGCCGCTCCCGTACGAAAACCCGGAGGCGCTCTTGTATATCGGAGCAAGCCGGGACGGGGAGCTTTTGGCCCTGTCCGCGCCCGAGTTTCTCCGGCTTCGGGATGAGTCGCGCGCTCTCGAAGGCGTTGCCGTCGCCGTCGAGACCCACCTGAACTTTCTCGGTGAGGACGCACCGGAGCGCATTTCCGGAGCGCGGATCTCGGCTAACCTCCTTCCCGTGCTCGGAATCGAGCCGATCCTCGGACGCAACTTCGCCCCAACGGAGGATCAGGAGGGAGCGGATGCTGTGGTCCTCATGACCCATGCCGCGTGGCAGCGGAGGTTCGGCATGGACCCGAACATCCTCCGCCGGCATCTTCAG
Protein-coding sequences here:
- a CDS encoding ABC transporter permease — translated: MDQLRQDLSFALRSLGRKPAFTVLAAAMLALGIGANTAIFSVVNAVALRPLPYENPEALLYIGASRDGELLALSAPEFLRLRDESRALEGVAVAVETHLNFLGEDAPERISGARISANLLPVLGIEPILGRNFAPTEDQEGADAVVLMTHAAWQRRFGMDPNILRRHLQLNGRSHAVVGVLPPGFAFPTTGVELYVPAAFSEMELSNPGGHFLDG